In Balaenoptera acutorostrata chromosome 3, mBalAcu1.1, whole genome shotgun sequence, the genomic stretch AACTGGACTTACCACTGATGAGGTTAACCATGACCACCTGGCTAAGGAAGTGTTTACCAGACTTCTCTACTGCAAAGTTCCTTTCTTGTTCCCCCatttccatactgtactctttggaagaagGTTACTAAGCATAGCACACACTTATGAGATGGGGAGTTATGCTTCACTCCTTGAGTGGGGAGCAtttgcataaattatttggaattctgctATTGTCCTTGCAATTTTGCATGCATTCTCTCATATGAAAGGCAGGTTTCATGGATTCCAACCAGAGTTCCATGGCCTTTTCCCAATTCCCCTTAGAGAATCTGAAATGCAGGACAAATCATCTGAGGAAACAATTCTCTGAAGAGTTTTCATTAACAGAAAATGCTATAGGACAGAACTATTCACAGCATGGACTGGTGTGGTCCACATCTGCTTATAGATCTATAATAATGTAAGTATCGATATTGAAAGTGACATTCAGAAACTGCATAGCAATTTGACAGAGTAATCTTATGTGTGTTGAATATAACAATAAAGatgcctttattattattattattatcccagtAATTCACTTGTATTGTCCTTTATACAAGTATTGGTCCAGGATGAATTGGGGGGGAAATGGTCTTCAGCACAGAGTGGACCCCACTGGGTGTGGCCTAACACAGGCTCTGGTGTTCCAGACTGCTcccttctccacacccactctgCATGCACCCCTCACTCCCAGACATCAGAGTGAAGCCCGGACCCACCAATGGGCTCCTGTCTGGGCCTCATCCTACTGAGTTCATGACAGTGACCTTCCCTACAGGGCATACTGTTCttacctccccccatccccctggCAGGACAGCCCCTCTGCAGTGCCCCCAGGGGCAGCATCTCTGGCTGCTCTGAGCCTGTCTGTGGTCAGCTCCATGGGCAGCCACAGCCAGCCCTGCCTGGGAAAGAGCCAGCCCTGCTCTCACCATGCTCTGGGCATCCAGCCCTTTCCATGAGTGAAGCCCTTTCAATTCCTTTTGCTCGTGGTCAGGCGCATGCAGGGGGCAGcagagggcagcaggagggggACAGGAGTCTCCAATCCAGAAAGGGCTTCCAATGTAGACTTTTACTAATCTCTCCAAATGAGGTCATTCATATAGTCATGTGACTGAAAGGAGTCCATGACCAGGCCATCCCGCCAGGGCTTAATTTAAAGTGATAAATACAGATGGCcggtaggcacatgaaaagatgctcagcatcactaattattagagaaatgcaaatcaaaactacaatgaagtaccaccacacaccggtcagaatggccatcattaaaaagtctacgaacaggcttccctggtggcgcagcggttaagaatccacctgccaatgcaggcaacatgggttcgagccctggtctgggaagatcccacatgccacggagcaactaagcccctgcgccacaactactgagactgtgctctagagactgcgagccacaactactgagcccacgtgccacaacaactgaagcccgtacacctagagcctgtgctccgcgacaagagaagccaccgcaatgagaatcccgcacaccgcaacaaagagtagcccccgctcgccgcaactagagaaagcccgcgtgcagcagcgaagacccgacagccaaaaataaaaataaaataaaatagttctgAAGAGCCGACAAGATGGCGGAAGTGGAACAGAAGAAGAAGCGGACCTTCCGCAAGTTCACCTACAGCGGCTTGGACCTCGACCAGCTGCTGGACATGTCCTGTGAGCAGCTGATGCAGCTGTACAGCGCGCGGCAGCGGCGGCGACTCAACCGCGGCCTCCGGGGGAAGCAGCACTCGCTGCTGAAGCGGCTGCGCAAGGCCAAGAAGGAGGCGCCGTCCCTGGAGAAGCCCGAAGTGATGAAGACGCACCTGCGCGACATGATCATCCTGCCCGAGATGGTGGGCGGCATGGTGGGCGTCTACAAGGGCAAGACTTTCAACCAGGTGGAAATGAAGCCTGAGATGATTGGCCACTACCTAGGCGAGTTCTCCATCACCTACAAGCCTGTGAAGCATGGCCGGCCCGGCATTGGGGCCACCCACTCCTCCCGCTTCATCCCCCTCAAGTAGCCTGCTGGCCAATAAAGGTAGAGACttgtctaaaaataaataaataaataaataaatttattttttaaaaaaagtctacaaacagcaaattctggagagggtgtggagaaaagggaaccttcttacagtgttggtggggatgtaaattggtggaaccactatggagaacagtatggaggttcctcaaaaaactaaaaatagagccaccatatgatcctgcaattctactcctgggcataaacccagacaaaactataatttgaaaagatacatgtacccctatgttcactgcagcactatttacaatagccagacatggaaacaacctaaatgtccatcaacagatgaatggataaagaagaggtggcatatatatacaatggaatactattcagccataaaatataaagaaataatgccatttgcagcaacatggatggacctagagattatcatagtaagtgaagtcagaaagagtaaaaaaaaaaaaagtaagtcacAAATAccatgatatcacctatatgtggaatctaaaatatgacacaaatgaacttatctatgaaacagaaacagactcacagacacagagaacaagggagaggaggagtaggggagggatggattgggagtttgggattagcaaatgcaaactattatatatataggtagagctgaatcactatgctgtacaccagaaactaacacaacattgtaaatcaactacacttcaaataaaatttttaaaaatgatgaatgTATCTTTTATGTTGATTGTTATTACACTAAATATAGAAGAACACAGAATCTACGTATTTCAAGAAAACTAATTTATGTAAAAACACGCAGTCACATTCAAATATTTGATAtatccctggtggtctagtgactaggatttggcgctttcagatatgaaataaaaatattcaaatatgaataaaaatggctttttaaattattgaactgggctttagttgaaaaaaaaatcttttcattatCTAGTGGATAACCTGATACTACAGTGTATTCTGTGTTAATATATACGACAGTTTAAATGGCAATTTGTATAATCCTATTCTGGCattattttcactttctaatCTACTAAGAGCCTCAAAAAATCCATTGACCAGGCCACATACGGGTGCCCCACAAGCCCTGCTGGAGtcattttccccttccctcctctcaagCAATCCTTGCCAGGAGCCACCTCCATCCAGTCTCTGTTGGGGCTTCCCTCCCCAGTTGACCCTCTTCTTGAAGGAAATTTCCAGTTCTTTAGCTCATTACAGAGTCTGGTTCACTGCTGTCCCCCTGCCTAGCTCAGagtccagcacatagtaggtgttacagactgaattgtgtgccccccaaattcatatgttaaagccctaatccccaatgtgacagtatttggagatggggcctttgggatgtAAGTAGGATTAGAAGAAGTCAGGAGGGTGGTGCTCCCATGATGGGTGGGATTATTGcctttataaaaagaaacacCAGAGAGCTGCTGTCTCTCTTTGCCATAtaaggacacagtgagagggtggccatctgtaagccaggaagagagacctCACCAGAAACCGACCATGCTGGTACcctaatcttggacttccagcctccaaaactgtgacaaaataaatttctgttgtttaagctgcccagtctgtggtactttgttatggtggCCCAAGCCAAGTAATAAAGTAGGTACTCAATATATACCccttgattgaataaataaacaatacaTAAACCCGGAATGGACAAACCACTTACACAGGATTCATTCTTTGAAAGGATCCCTCTTTGCTTCAACCCCCTTTGATTTCTAGTCTTTGACAAAAACCTTAGACCTTCACAGGCCAGTGAGACAAAATCAATGGCGGTTTGGGTTCTTAGGGTCTGTTTCTTAGCACAGGAGTGGCAAATAGTGTGCCACCTAGAAAAGGCACCTAGGATTACTTGGTGGTGGGCTCATCCAGCACTGAGCTGATATGGATTCTGAAGCCCCTTCTGGATTCAGTGCAAGGAGTGCTGTGATTGATTAGCAATGCCTGTCATGGCTGTGGGCGGGGTGAGTGGAGGCATCTGGGCCAATCCTGACTCAGAAGCTGCTGCTTAGGATGCATTTAAGCACAGGCACCTGGTactagcatcagtgccttctctAAGCAGTGTATTTTTGCAGTCCCACCCTCAAGGGGCTCCCAGCTTCTGCAGGTGCGAAAGGGGAAGAAGGAGCATGGTGGGTGCAGGAGAGGATGAGAGTCTGCTGCTCGAGACCAAGGAGACCTTAATTCTGTGCCTGTCCCCTGGATCAGAACAGCTCTTGAGCTGAAAGCAATCTGTACATGTATAGCATGGCATGCAGGCTGGTGCCTCTGAGAGAAGTTGCAATTCaattccataaacatttatttaacaccttTCACAGGCCCAACATCATGCTGAGTACCatgagagaaaacagaagcattCTGAGTCCTGTCTCCAAGGGgcttacagtcttccagggaatgaGACTGGCCAGGTGATGAGTGTGCAGGTGGTccagggaaggagggcagggtgAGTCTTTAGGAGGCTCCATGCCCTAACAGacaggcagggcaggggctggcacCTGATACTAGGAGACAGTTGTGCAGTCCACATCAGGAGGGTGTCCTGTGACAGCTCAAGGGGAGTTGGGGCAGGGATAGGAGCTGAGTGGGGGGCTGCAGGGAGCAAGGCAAGAGGCTAGCCATGGGGTATGGGAGTCAGGCCAAGACTCTGCTGTGAGGAGCTAAGGGCAAGGACTCGGGCCCTGAGTAAGGGACCCAGGGCCAGCCTGTGGGGGTCACAAGGAGCAAGACCAGCGCCCCGTAGAGCCCAAATCCTTGACCGAGCAGGGTAACTGCTGACCAGGCTCCATATTGCCTATGCCTCAGGCCCCAGCTGGGAAGCTTGATCCAACAGAGGTGGGTGAGGGAACAGGGGCCCTGTGGCCTCAGGGACAGGTGCACTGCAGTTCACCGCAGCCAAAGCTGCTGGGGAAATGAGGATAGAGGTGGGAGGAGCATAGGGCAGGATGTGCTGGGTGACAGGAACTCCAGAAACAAAGGCTCACAGGCAGGGAAAACACATCAGATGCCTGACCTACTGGAGCAGAGGGATTGGGCTGGGGAGAAAAGGCAAGCAGAGGGGGTAAGAGCAAGTCACACAACCGAACTCCTTGAACGTTAGCAGGCTAGCAGAGAGATGAAACACCACAGCTTGTGGAACTGGATGGCGGGGATTCAAgtcctgcctcttcctcttcccagctGTGCCACTTTAACCTCTCTGGGACTCTGATTCCTCAactagggataataatagtatctgactcacagggttgttgtaggGACTGAGTTACAAAGTATGAAGCACTGAGAACAGTGCACTGACACACAGTGCTGTGTTACATTTGCAAGTGTTACAGTTATGTAGCGTAAAGCAGTCTGAACATTAACCAATATTTCCCAAATTGTTTTCCGTGGAATCCTCAACTAAGAGATGCTTCTATCAAAAAGATTCTTATAGCCAAATTTGGAAAATGTCTCCTATTATACCCACATCAAACTGATGAGTCCAcagtaaacaaacaacaaacaaacaaaaaacccctaactTTATTTAGCTTAGTGTTTCCCAAACTCAGTGGATCATGGAAACTTCTGCATACCTTGTGGGACAGTGTTCCACAGGACACCAGTGTGGGAAGTGCTATGGAGGAAGGCAGCGGGGAGTCTCTGAACATAGAGGAGGGGGTCTCCAGGAGAAGCTGCCTGGCAGGGGctaaaccacagcaagattcCAGCGcccagagaggagggggaaggaatcAGCTGAAATGCCAGGGCTGAGGACCCTGGAGCAGAAAGGAAGGGTGAATGCGGGAGACCCAGGGCAGGGGGGATAGGGAAGAGCAGGGAGCTGTTTGGAtatagagaggagagaagaggcagaggTGACCCTGAGAATTCACACTTGGGGAGGTAGGAAATGGGACAGCAGAAAGGTGGTGACGAGTGGGGCACCCCTCATTTACTTATGTACTCACTCTGCCCACATCCTGTCACCCTTCCCAATTTGTGACTGAGGTGGGTCTAAGCCCTGCGGCTTCCCCAAGGGGGTGggcctggagagagagagatagggacAGCTGCTTCCTGGGGAAGAAGAGCCTCCAGAAGGCACAGAGATGTTCTGTCCCCGCTATGCACAGATCGTGTGATTATAAAATCAACAGCAGTTGTCCAGGGCCTCTAGGGTGAACTCCGGGTCGGTGATGAAAAGAAGCAAAGGCTGCAGTCTGAGCTCTAGGCCTGGCTCTGCTGGCCACTAAAGGCTGTGCAACTTTGGGGAAGTTGCTCCATGTCTCTGGTCCAAACTTCATCTCTAAGTTTGGTCCTCAAGCCCCACTTCCTCCTCCCTTGGTCACATCAGCCACAGCCATGACATTTCTACCCCTTGCCCTGGTGCCAAAGGCCTCCGCTGGGAAATCGGGCCTCCTGCACCCCATCACTGTCAGGGTCCCTCCGCCCCACGGCCCAGGTTCTCACCTCTGGAAGGCCTGGCGGCAGCACTGGTACACCTCAAAACTGCTGCTGCTGAGGGTCGTGTTCAGGAGGGACTCACAGTCGACCTCAGCCCCCCGGGCATGTAGAGGATCCCTGTGCAGGGAAAgcagctggtgggcagggcccagcccctCACTACCCTCCAACCCCACCCAAGGACTTCCAGAGAGGCCAGAGCCCCAGTGCCTGGCCCTGGACCAGGGCCAGCTGGAGAATCAGGGCTCTGAGTCCTGAGCCCACCAGGCCTGCACTCACCTGCCACGCAGGCATTCACCAGAGACACACAGGCCCCCGTGCAGAGCACCCGGAGCATGATCTGGGAGAAGTTGCTCTTCTGCTGGGGGGCCATGGAGGCTGCAAGAGGACGGGAGTGCTCAGGGCCAGGACTCAGCATGCCTCTCTGCCTATATCTTGCCTCTGGCTGCATCTGCTGACACCCCTTTCTCTTCTGGGTGGCCAGAGGGACAGACGCTGTCCTCCTGATGCTTTTGAGTTTGGGAGTCCTCCTTGGCCTGACTCGGGCCCCTAGGTAGCACTCCACACCTCCCCACATGCCATCAGTGGCAAGTGTAGGAAAAGAACGTGagtttggagtcaggcagacctgggatTAAACACAGCTTCAGCCACTTATTAGCTGAGTGACTTGGGCCATCATTCACTTTTGCAAGACTCAGCAAAACGGGATGGTTACACCACCAGGCAGGGAACTGCAGGGGGTGGAAATGTTTTTTGTAAAGAGCTGAGAGCTGTGCAGAGCCTTCTTCCCTAGGCCTCACCAGGCCTGCCTGTCCCTTGTGGGTACGGGAACTAAAGCCTTAGGGGGCAGGTCACCACTGCACCTCCCGACCCTCCCCAGAGCCCTGAGCCAGGCTTGGCCTACAAGGCCAAGGTGCTAACCTCCTGGGCTACCCCAGCAGCAGAGAAATCATGAAATGCCATGGCTGGGAGGAAGCTTCACGGCCGCCTTGTTCAGGCTCTGCCTTAGACTAATGGGAGAACTGAGACCTACAGATCCCCAAGAAGTGTCTCAGGGCCAGGACTAGTGTCCATCCCCAACTCTCCAGGATGCCGAGAGGCCCCTATAGGACTCACTCAGGCCTCCCAGCATGATCCCAATGGAGCTGAAGTTGGCAAATCCACAGAGGGCAAACGtcgtatttctgctctgacctgaGAAGACAGAAGATGAGCGGGAAGGGGCTTCCCTCAGATGGGATGGGAGTTTGCTCAAACCACCCCGTACCCTGGCCTTAATTTGACCCACTGCCTATGTGCCTTTGACCTTTGAAGCGCTCGGTGCTGCCCTTTCCCAGCCATGCACGCCTACCTCTAAGTCAACTCAAGCTGCACCACCTCACAAACATAGCCCCCTTCTCATCTGCCCTTGAATCTCCTTAATTACCAGCCTTTCTGGGTATGATTCAGGCTGGCTCAGTCCTCTCACTTTGGCCCTACTAAGCTCTGTACCCAGGAGCAGTGGGCGAATGGCCCTTCCCGACATGCTGCAGCCCCGCACCTTTGTTTACGGAGAATGAGCTCAGGCTGAGGTCCTTTGAGGTGCTGTCATGCCCAAAGAGCAGGATGGTGGCCCAGTCAGCTTGGGTTCCAGGCTTGTCACGGCCTATTTCAGGTTGAGCAAGTCGATAGCCTCCTAAGTTTTAGTTTCTCCATCAGGAATGTGGGAATAATAGTAGCTGCCTGGAAAGACTGTCATAAAGATCATCTAATGTACAGGAAGTACCAAGCACAGAGGAGGTATTTAAGCAAGGTAATTCTCCTTCCCTTTTGCTCTGAACGGCTGTGTAATTTCTTAGAAGTGTTAAGAGCCAAAATGGAACAATTTGTAAAAAAAGATTGGCTTAGACccatacctcacaccatataaaaaattaattctaaatcACTGAAGCagataaatatgaatattttaaacacCAAATAATAGGAAATAtagaataattattattgttacaaaataatattattactCTCATTTTGGAGAGcagcaaactgaggctcacagaagtGGCTGAGGAAGTTCACACAGCAAAAATGCAGCTGTGTCAGAATTGGAACTCAgttttgtctgactccaaagcgcATGATTTTAACTACTTCACCATATTGTTTCAGGAATTTAACCCTTGCCAGATTTTTGGAATGGAGATAACTTTCTAAATTTAGATATTATAGAAGAAATGCAAAGATTTGGTGtaaattttgtgtttaaaaaatccCTGAATACAGaatgaaggggagaaaaaaagactaggaaaaatatatgtagaaaatgTAACAGAAAAGGGTTAATATCTTTATAACATACAGAGTTTATACAAAttgatgaaaaaatattaaggTACCTGCATTCTGCTTACTCACCTACAATCACCCTCCCAAGCTGCCCAAGTAatcttaaaatgtcaaaagtcaaATCTTTAGTAACTTCCTACTGCTCCTCAGCCTGTGTCACTCTCTATTACAATTACCACCTGTTCTAACCTCGCTGCTCTCCTCTCAGTTCTCCAAACAAGTGCTTTTCAACCTCAAGGCCTTTGCATGTGCCTCTTTCTttgcctgaaatgctcttcccaatttctcctggcccctcctcctccctgcaagTCTTGGCCTAATAACCACATCTCAGGGAGGCCTTTTCTGACCAGCCCAGTCAAGGAAGACCCCCTCCCTGTTTCCTCTTATTGTTTCCGTCA encodes the following:
- the LOC103013974 gene encoding 40S ribosomal protein S15-like, producing the protein MAEVEQKKKRTFRKFTYSGLDLDQLLDMSCEQLMQLYSARQRRRLNRGLRGKQHSLLKRLRKAKKEAPSLEKPEVMKTHLRDMIILPEMVGGMVGVYKGKTFNQVEMKPEMIGHYLGEFSITYKPVKHGRPGIGATHSSRFIPLK